GATGTGGTCCAACTTGCCATCCGGGCCGTGAGCGAACACTTGCGACTCAGCCCTTTCGTCGGTCACGCCCCAAGGCGCCTCGCCGTTCGGCATGAGCGATGGATGGGCCATCCGGCCGACGTGCCACAGTTGCAGAAATATCGTGCCGCCGTTGCGGTGAACCTGATCGGTCACCAGGCTCCAGCCTTGCCGTTGGGCTGGCGTGTAGATACCGGGTGTCATGGCGTAGCCATTGCTGGAAGGCGCAACGTCCGTTGCCTCGGCGACGATCAGGCCGGCACTGGCTCGCTGCCCGTAATAGGTGGCCATCAATTCATTGGGGACGTCACCCTCGGACGTCCGCGTGCGCGTCATGGGCGCCATGACGATACGGTTTTTCAGTCTGAGGGTGCCGCCAACCAACTGAGATTCAAACAGGTCTATCATTGGGCTTCCTTCGGGTCGGATCTGATCGGAAGGAAAGCGTACTGTTCCTAAATCGGGCCTATCTACCCACCGTTTAGTCAGTGGTACCCAATGAAGACAATCAATAGACTGCCGGGCTTGCCGATCGAGCGCACGCTGGCTGTGCTCTCCGGGCGCTGGAAGGGAGTCATCCTTCATGTGCTGCTGGACGGACCGCAACGCACCTGTGATCTGGAGAAGCGCATCGTCGGCGTTTCACAGAAGGTGTTGATCGAGCAACTGCGAGCGCTTGAGGAACACGGGATGGTGAGCCGGCAACCCAGCGCCCGGGATCGTCAGGGGGTCGAATACCTGCTCACCCCGCTGGGCGAAAGCCTGCGGCCCATCCTCGAATTGTTGATCGAATGGGGCGTCCATCACGCGATGGAACTCGACGAGGCCGATCGGCTGTTGCCCTGCGAGGCAGTTGTTCGAGATCGCATTATCCGATCAGAGAATGAGAATGCCTGACTGGGTGCCCGACATCGCGTCGTGCTGATACGCATTGGGCCAGGTTAGCGCTGGCCCGGTAAAAGTTGTGCCCCCCGGAGTGTGGCCGCCGGTCAGCTTGACGACCACGCCCGGTGCCACCTCATATTCGTCTTCGAACGTCTTCAGCTGGTTGTGGAAGGCATCCATGAACTGCTGGGCCGTGGACCGCAAAACGTCGGGCACCGGCGTCGGCATGGTGGTTTGGGTGAAGTCGGGAGTCGCCCAGAAATCGACCTCGGTCGCCGAAACGTGAATTCGCACATCAGGACGCAACCGGTTCTTCACCTTATCGACGAGCAGCCCGCCAATATGGTCCATGTGCATGTGGGTGATCACCACGTCGGTCACCGACGCCAGGTCGATGCCGGCCGACTCCAGACGCTTGGGGAACTGCCCGGCCCGCGGAAAGCCGGGGAACTGCCCACCCAGCCCAGCGTCGACCAGGATGGCTCTACGAAGTCACACGCACTAAGCCACCTTTTCGCCGCCTCGCCG
This region of Pseudomonas mandelii genomic DNA includes:
- a CDS encoding winged helix-turn-helix transcriptional regulator is translated as MPIERTLAVLSGRWKGVILHVLLDGPQRTCDLEKRIVGVSQKVLIEQLRALEEHGMVSRQPSARDRQGVEYLLTPLGESLRPILELLIEWGVHHAMELDEADRLLPCEAVVRDRIIRSENENA